The following coding sequences lie in one Desulfurococcus sp. genomic window:
- a CDS encoding RecB-family nuclease, producing MALYLPSSIQKLMDFIKAVYTSSILVPVVVKPIGAAAQIGVPEAHKLAIKLGRPFIVLPEVRDLRGVLGCERVVYVSEAGREVGVEELIAGSVRTALLLGSGDQEPSGREIEGLEIAWPRGVPKGMPVTALAGILVYEILRIKG from the coding sequence ATGGCTCTCTACTTGCCCTCAAGTATCCAGAAACTCATGGACTTCATTAAAGCCGTGTATACTTCAAGCATCCTCGTACCGGTTGTAGTAAAACCTATTGGGGCAGCCGCGCAGATAGGAGTGCCGGAAGCCCATAAGCTGGCAATAAAGCTCGGCAGGCCCTTCATAGTTCTACCCGAAGTCAGAGATCTCCGCGGCGTGCTTGGATGCGAGAGAGTAGTCTACGTTAGCGAGGCTGGAAGAGAAGTAGGGGTAGAGGAGCTTATCGCTGGATCCGTGAGGACAGCTCTACTCCTGGGTTCAGGCGACCAGGAGCCTAGTGGAAGGGAGATTGAAGGCTTGGAGATCGCCTGGCCTAGAGGCGTGCCTAAAGGTATGCCGGTGACAGCGCTAGCAGGGATACTAGTATACGAGATATTAAGGATTAAGGGGTAG
- a CDS encoding tRNA (cytidine(56)-2'-O)-methyltransferase (catalyzes the S-adenosyl-methionine-dependent 2'-O-ribose methylation of C56 in tRNA transcripts), with the protein MRVYVLRYGHRPGRDKRITTHVALVARAFGASGFILGDVVDERIHNSLEKVVEWWGGRLHFEMGVNSQKYCIEWKKNGGVVVHLTMYGVHLDDIIDEIRGLGRDILVVVGSRKVPGFFYQIADYNVAVGHQPHSEVAALAVFLDRLFNGRELHLKFPDAALEVEPSPRGKKVKRIKPGE; encoded by the coding sequence ATGAGAGTCTACGTTTTAAGATACGGTCATAGGCCTGGGAGAGATAAGAGGATTACAACACATGTAGCTCTCGTCGCGAGAGCTTTCGGGGCAAGCGGCTTTATTCTCGGTGATGTAGTAGACGAGAGGATCCATAACTCGCTTGAGAAAGTCGTAGAGTGGTGGGGTGGTAGACTACACTTCGAGATGGGTGTTAACTCCCAGAAGTACTGTATTGAATGGAAGAAAAATGGCGGGGTAGTAGTACACTTAACAATGTATGGAGTCCACTTAGACGACATTATAGACGAGATTAGAGGGCTCGGCAGGGATATACTAGTGGTAGTAGGCTCCAGGAAGGTTCCAGGCTTCTTCTACCAGATAGCAGACTACAATGTTGCTGTCGGCCACCAGCCTCACTCGGAGGTGGCTGCACTAGCAGTATTCCTAGACAGGCTGTTCAATGGGAGGGAGCTCCACTTAAAGTTCCCTGATGCTGCGCTCGAAGTAGAGCCGTCGCCCCGTGGAAAGAAGGTTAAAAGAATTAAGCCGGGGGAGTAG
- a CDS encoding multiprotein bridging factor aMBF1, translated as MPCYCEICGREVEDWECRKVVVEGSVLNVCPQCYNRLVREGKARPFIPEKKSPSTVRQPVRGMPVKPKPKISEEYEVVEDYARRIKEARERLGWSQQALAQRVGESEGVIKRIESGRLKPDLDLARRLEKALGVKLLEPVVEEKVEARGSSEDLTIGDLIRLKRE; from the coding sequence ATGCCCTGCTACTGTGAGATATGTGGTAGAGAAGTCGAGGACTGGGAGTGCAGGAAGGTTGTAGTTGAGGGCAGTGTGCTCAACGTGTGCCCTCAATGCTACAATAGGCTTGTAAGAGAGGGGAAGGCTAGACCCTTCATACCAGAGAAGAAGTCTCCGAGTACAGTAAGACAGCCTGTAAGAGGCATGCCGGTGAAACCAAAGCCGAAGATAAGCGAGGAGTACGAGGTTGTAGAAGACTATGCTAGGAGGATTAAGGAGGCTAGGGAGAGGCTCGGGTGGAGTCAGCAGGCGCTGGCTCAGAGAGTAGGTGAGAGTGAGGGTGTGATTAAGAGGATTGAGTCGGGGAGGCTTAAACCCGACCTGGATCTAGCTAGGAGGCTGGAGAAAGCTCTCGGAGTAAAACTGCTTGAGCCAGTTGTGGAGGAGAAGGTTGAAGCCCGCGGTAGCAGCGAGGATCTAACAATCGGTGATTTAATAAGGCTTAAACGAGAGTAG
- a CDS encoding proteasome-activating nucleotidase — translation MDKSSSEVDVALNEEDYIRYLESKVRLLEAEREKLLMKLNYYKSELEKMISPPLIEGIVEYILEDGRVVVKSSTGPNLIVPVAEGVDRSLIKPGARVALNQRGSVIVEVLPSHIDTYVQLMEVVEKPGVRYEDIGGLAEQIRELREVIELPLKHPELFEETGIEPPKGVLLYGPPGCGKTLLAKAVASESNATFIALVGSELVQKFIGEGARIVRELFDLARRKAPSIVFIDEIDAIAAKRIDIGTSGEREVQRTLMQLLAEIDGFKPLDKVKIIAATNRVDILDPAILRPGRLDRLIEVPPPDYNGRIEIFRIHTRRMKLASDVDFHVLAKLTDGFTGAEIKAVVTEAGYNAIRAGRRQVVMKDLLEAVEKVKAKKKLRSSEWRPERAYQEPSIYQ, via the coding sequence ATGGATAAGAGTAGTAGTGAAGTAGATGTAGCATTAAACGAGGAGGACTACATAAGGTATCTTGAATCAAAGGTTAGACTCCTGGAGGCAGAGCGCGAGAAACTCTTAATGAAGCTGAACTACTATAAGTCTGAGCTGGAGAAGATGATTTCACCACCCCTCATAGAAGGTATCGTCGAGTATATTCTAGAGGATGGTAGAGTAGTAGTAAAGAGCTCGACAGGCCCTAACCTCATAGTCCCAGTTGCTGAAGGAGTTGATAGAAGCCTCATTAAACCAGGAGCGAGAGTAGCCCTCAACCAGCGTGGCTCAGTTATAGTTGAAGTACTACCATCCCATATAGACACTTACGTGCAGTTAATGGAGGTCGTGGAGAAGCCTGGCGTGAGATACGAGGATATCGGCGGGCTAGCAGAGCAGATTAGAGAGCTGAGAGAAGTAATAGAGCTACCACTCAAGCACCCAGAGCTATTCGAGGAGACAGGGATAGAGCCGCCTAAAGGAGTACTATTATACGGGCCTCCTGGATGCGGTAAAACCCTGCTCGCTAAAGCAGTCGCCTCGGAATCCAATGCAACCTTCATAGCTCTAGTCGGCAGCGAGCTAGTCCAGAAGTTCATTGGTGAAGGAGCTAGAATAGTTAGAGAGCTATTCGACCTCGCTAGGAGGAAAGCCCCCTCAATAGTCTTCATAGATGAAATCGATGCTATAGCAGCTAAGAGGATAGATATAGGCACTAGCGGTGAGAGAGAAGTCCAGAGAACCCTAATGCAGCTCCTAGCTGAGATAGATGGATTCAAGCCCCTTGATAAAGTCAAGATTATAGCGGCAACAAATAGAGTAGACATCCTAGACCCAGCAATACTGAGGCCGGGCAGGCTGGATAGACTGATAGAAGTACCACCCCCAGACTACAATGGGAGAATCGAGATATTCAGAATACATACTCGTAGAATGAAGCTCGCCAGCGACGTAGACTTCCACGTGCTAGCCAAGCTCACCGACGGCTTCACTGGAGCAGAGATTAAAGCAGTGGTGACAGAAGCAGGATACAATGCTATACGTGCAGGCCGCAGGCAAGTCGTAATGAAGGACCTCCTAGAAGCCGTAGAGAAGGTTAAAGCCAAGAAGAAGCTGCGCAGTAGTGAATGGCGTCCGGAAAGAGCATACCAGGAGCCATCAATCTACCAGTAA
- a CDS encoding FAD-dependent oxidoreductase has translation MSLKFRLTGLARTTRETGEVYDVIVVGGGPAGLTAALYSARYELKTIVVAKLLGGALSEAPLVDDYIGIPDTPGNDLVDKFVKHVRKYNVPIVSGEVVNVFRKPEGSQWCVELSSGEVICGYAVILAVGSEKRRLNVPGERELVGKGVSYCATCDGPLFKGKVVAVVGGGNSALTSALYLANIASHVYLIHRRDSFRAFKIYVDAAFKNPKITVLTNKVVKEVVGSESLEAVRLMDTKTMEETELKVNGLFVEIGLEPPVEFFKKIGLELDETGRVKVNVDRSTNLPGVFVAGDAAGGPYKYRFEQVITAAADGAIAADAAFKYILAVKGSS, from the coding sequence GTGAGCTTAAAGTTCAGGTTAACAGGACTAGCTAGAACGACACGTGAGACAGGGGAAGTATACGATGTAATAGTAGTAGGTGGAGGGCCAGCTGGGCTTACAGCAGCACTCTACAGTGCTAGATACGAGCTTAAAACTATAGTTGTAGCTAAACTACTCGGAGGAGCATTATCTGAGGCTCCATTAGTCGACGACTACATTGGTATCCCTGATACACCAGGCAATGACCTAGTAGACAAGTTTGTTAAACATGTAAGAAAGTATAACGTGCCGATAGTATCAGGCGAGGTAGTCAACGTCTTTAGGAAGCCTGAAGGCAGCCAGTGGTGCGTTGAGCTTAGTAGTGGTGAAGTCATATGCGGCTACGCTGTTATACTGGCAGTTGGAAGCGAGAAGAGGAGGCTCAATGTTCCCGGTGAGAGAGAGCTTGTCGGGAAGGGAGTCTCCTACTGTGCTACATGCGATGGCCCGCTCTTCAAGGGTAAAGTAGTAGCCGTAGTCGGCGGCGGTAACTCTGCTCTGACATCAGCACTATACCTTGCGAACATTGCATCCCACGTCTACCTTATACATAGAAGAGACTCCTTCCGTGCATTCAAGATATACGTGGATGCAGCCTTCAAGAATCCCAAGATAACAGTTCTAACCAACAAGGTTGTCAAGGAGGTAGTCGGTAGTGAAAGCCTTGAAGCTGTGAGATTAATGGATACGAAGACCATGGAGGAGACAGAGTTGAAAGTAAACGGTTTATTCGTGGAGATCGGGCTGGAACCCCCAGTAGAATTCTTCAAGAAGATAGGTTTAGAGCTCGACGAGACAGGTCGAGTCAAAGTAAACGTGGATAGAAGCACTAATCTACCAGGAGTATTTGTAGCAGGTGATGCTGCAGGCGGCCCCTACAAATACAGGTTCGAGCAGGTGATAACAGCAGCAGCCGATGGAGCTATAGCTGCAGACGCAGCCTTCAAGTACATTCTCGCAGTCAAAGGATCCAGCTGA
- a CDS encoding DNA cytosine methyltransferase — translation MKPVYKYIDVFSGAGGFSLGFHLTGRFKPLLAVDSFKPAAQTYKANFPSTIVLNEDVKDLSRELIVELVDPGEVDLVIGSPPCEPFTGANPRRERNPVDRLYSDPMGQLTLHFIRILGYFKPRVFVMENVPAITENGLRDALVYEFKRVGYSRVYFNVLLAEDHGTPSHRKRVFISNVEIKPARTRERITVKKALEGLPPPGRWPPNHESPPELPWRKLKRVQRLKWGEALVFYQGARRLLPNLVRLNPDTIAPTVLGSSRFIHPFENRLLTVREQARLMGFTDTFVFIGGRDEQYNMVGEAVPVPLARAIAGHLAELLDSGVA, via the coding sequence TTGAAACCCGTCTACAAGTATATTGACGTATTCTCGGGGGCTGGGGGCTTCTCACTTGGATTCCACTTGACTGGTAGATTTAAGCCTCTACTAGCTGTGGATAGCTTTAAGCCAGCTGCCCAGACATATAAGGCTAACTTTCCTAGCACTATAGTCTTGAATGAAGATGTTAAGGATCTCAGCAGAGAGCTGATAGTAGAGCTCGTGGATCCAGGTGAAGTAGACTTAGTTATAGGTAGCCCTCCCTGCGAGCCTTTCACAGGAGCTAACCCTAGGCGCGAGAGAAACCCTGTGGATAGGCTTTACAGCGATCCTATGGGCCAGCTAACCCTCCACTTCATAAGGATACTAGGATACTTTAAGCCGAGGGTTTTCGTCATGGAGAATGTTCCAGCTATAACTGAAAACGGGCTACGCGACGCACTAGTATACGAGTTCAAGCGAGTCGGCTATAGCAGGGTATACTTCAACGTGCTGCTTGCTGAAGACCACGGGACTCCAAGCCACAGGAAGAGAGTCTTCATATCAAACGTTGAAATTAAGCCTGCTAGAACGAGGGAGAGAATTACTGTGAAGAAGGCTCTAGAAGGGCTCCCGCCGCCTGGACGCTGGCCTCCGAACCACGAGAGTCCACCAGAGCTCCCTTGGAGGAAGCTTAAGAGAGTCCAAAGGCTTAAATGGGGTGAGGCACTAGTATTCTACCAGGGTGCTAGAAGACTCCTTCCAAACCTAGTAAGACTTAACCCGGATACCATAGCGCCGACTGTTCTAGGCTCCTCGAGGTTCATCCATCCCTTCGAGAACCGGCTGCTGACTGTTAGAGAGCAGGCTAGATTAATGGGCTTCACAGATACATTCGTTTTTATAGGAGGAAGAGATGAGCAGTATAATATGGTTGGCGAGGCTGTCCCAGTCCCGTTAGCAAGAGCTATAGCCGGACACCTAGCTGAACTACTAGATAGCGGGGTGGCTTAG
- a CDS encoding methyl-accepting chemotaxis protein — MSRRILSIILSILLIAPMLASLTAFIPVATAQGIINYVKGSPGDEYGVYPGGVVIVNFNAPIVAQVIITIYNAHNTSVVYATQYYTPPAPGTYTVQIPIPKKLPNIGTTDPPALLVTVSIPFIGSDSRTLYVYPLIEVSPSTTTIVDGLGNFKSVTVYGYGFPEGINITDVEFNTTPYLLDTPATTGSDGSVAVTVSFNATFQLPMGTYSVNFSYATTTTPSLAANTSTGILSIIPQAVITPNYGHGRDVEAISIAGYGFPANATVSQVKLFNTNFTNVVYVFNVNTSADANGFFNITNLKSFNFTNMTAGLYIPIVVLSDGSSYTFRNTYHLVRPLLCYVVGGAPQCDAPAPSVKPGDTITIAAYGYGPGEEWGYQANFLNVSLDKIRWLAVGIPLGKDGNATFTVQIPLDTPFGAHYIWGIDRWEYEYSLAVVVGVKAYWVGINPLTNTSLPSTQVSATLPGLTTSFIVCPCETVNGTAFCGECVKYGEECDYLGDLIKVVAYGMVPGESVEVYFGDKLVGTATADSQGVLTFSFVVPTLPEGEYTIRIISSVSGEIVVNFSMNVNDYANPQVTPKILLAALSGDYVPILVGSGIVRVLGTGFTPDVAVLGVLVNDTDALLSVTSNVQRWTTDSNGVLTSQFTDVLGLWIPMVQPGKYAVSLVYSLVGGVIKKSLPGYVYVVNNISRLATVDDVSIVSSKVDKVSSTLGSVANTVSSISTTVNSIASSVSNISSRLNDVLSQLANVATKNDVNTLAGKIDSVSSTLSSVSGKIDTLSASLSDAVGKINSVASQLSTAVESINSVSSKVNSIASDVSGLKTSVSDLSSKVNSISSQLANVATKSDLANLATKSDVNAVSSKVDSVQSSINTVSGKVDTAISKADAAGATASNAFYTGVGAVVFSLLAMIFALLAYLTVRRSIVSK; from the coding sequence ATGTCTAGGAGAATACTATCCATAATACTCTCAATACTACTCATAGCACCTATGCTAGCATCTCTAACAGCATTCATCCCGGTAGCAACAGCACAAGGAATAATAAACTACGTGAAGGGATCCCCAGGCGACGAGTATGGAGTCTACCCTGGTGGAGTAGTAATAGTAAACTTTAATGCCCCGATAGTAGCACAAGTGATAATCACTATCTATAATGCTCATAATACCAGTGTAGTATATGCAACTCAATACTATACTCCTCCAGCACCTGGAACATACACTGTGCAGATCCCAATACCCAAGAAGCTACCCAACATTGGAACCACCGACCCGCCAGCACTACTAGTGACAGTTAGCATACCCTTCATAGGCAGCGATTCGAGAACTCTCTATGTGTACCCGTTAATAGAGGTGTCACCATCGACGACAACAATAGTTGACGGCTTAGGCAACTTTAAGAGCGTGACAGTCTACGGTTACGGCTTCCCAGAGGGTATCAATATAACTGATGTGGAATTCAATACCACTCCATACTTACTGGATACCCCGGCTACTACAGGCTCTGATGGTAGTGTCGCTGTAACTGTATCATTCAATGCTACATTCCAGCTACCTATGGGAACCTATAGTGTAAACTTCAGCTATGCTACAACAACAACACCAAGCCTTGCAGCTAATACTTCAACAGGGATACTATCAATTATACCTCAAGCAGTGATCACCCCGAACTATGGTCACGGCAGGGATGTTGAGGCTATCTCCATAGCTGGATACGGGTTCCCAGCTAATGCTACAGTAAGCCAGGTGAAGTTATTCAACACTAACTTCACTAATGTAGTCTACGTATTCAACGTGAACACTTCAGCAGACGCCAACGGCTTCTTCAATATAACTAACTTGAAGAGCTTCAACTTCACTAATATGACTGCAGGCTTATACATACCCATAGTAGTTCTCAGCGATGGCTCAAGCTACACGTTCAGGAACACGTATCACCTAGTCAGGCCACTCTTATGCTACGTGGTAGGCGGTGCCCCGCAGTGTGATGCTCCAGCACCAAGCGTGAAGCCTGGTGACACTATCACTATAGCTGCATACGGTTACGGTCCTGGAGAGGAGTGGGGATACCAGGCTAACTTCCTCAACGTCTCGCTAGACAAGATTAGGTGGCTGGCTGTAGGTATACCGCTAGGTAAGGATGGTAATGCAACCTTCACAGTACAGATACCACTAGATACACCATTCGGTGCACACTACATATGGGGTATTGATAGATGGGAGTACGAGTACAGCCTTGCAGTAGTCGTCGGCGTGAAAGCATACTGGGTAGGCATCAACCCGCTAACCAATACAAGCCTGCCTAGTACTCAAGTATCTGCTACACTACCAGGCTTAACTACATCATTCATAGTATGCCCGTGTGAAACTGTCAACGGTACAGCCTTCTGCGGTGAGTGCGTCAAGTATGGCGAGGAGTGCGATTACCTCGGCGACCTGATAAAGGTTGTAGCATACGGTATGGTGCCCGGTGAGAGCGTTGAAGTATACTTCGGCGACAAGCTTGTTGGAACTGCTACTGCTGACAGCCAGGGTGTCTTAACATTCAGCTTTGTAGTTCCAACACTACCTGAAGGCGAGTACACTATAAGGATAATTAGCAGTGTTAGCGGTGAAATCGTCGTGAACTTCTCAATGAACGTTAACGACTACGCTAACCCGCAGGTAACACCTAAGATACTACTAGCCGCGTTAAGCGGAGACTACGTGCCGATACTAGTCGGTAGCGGCATAGTGAGAGTACTCGGTACAGGCTTCACACCTGATGTAGCTGTACTCGGAGTGCTGGTTAATGATACAGACGCCTTACTCAGTGTTACATCAAACGTGCAGAGGTGGACCACAGATAGCAACGGTGTGCTGACAAGCCAGTTCACAGATGTACTCGGCCTCTGGATACCTATGGTGCAGCCTGGTAAGTATGCTGTCAGCCTAGTCTACTCTCTAGTAGGCGGTGTAATTAAGAAGAGCCTGCCAGGATACGTGTACGTAGTCAACAACATCTCGAGGCTTGCAACAGTAGATGATGTAAGCATTGTCTCAAGCAAAGTTGACAAGGTATCCAGTACTCTGGGAAGCGTAGCTAACACTGTATCCTCGATATCAACAACTGTGAACAGTATAGCTAGCTCTGTCAGCAACATCTCAAGCAGGCTTAACGATGTATTAAGCCAGCTAGCTAACGTCGCCACGAAGAATGATGTAAACACGCTAGCCGGTAAGATTGATTCTGTCTCATCAACTCTCAGCAGTGTAAGCGGTAAGATAGACACGCTGTCTGCAAGCCTAAGCGATGCTGTAGGCAAGATTAACAGTGTAGCCAGCCAGCTCTCCACAGCCGTGGAGAGCATTAACAGCGTGAGCAGCAAGGTTAACAGTATAGCTAGCGATGTATCAGGCTTAAAGACCAGTGTAAGCGACCTCTCAAGTAAAGTTAACAGCATTTCAAGCCAGCTAGCTAACGTTGCTACAAAGAGTGATCTAGCCAATCTCGCAACAAAGAGTGATGTGAATGCTGTCTCAAGCAAAGTTGACAGCGTGCAGAGCAGTATTAACACTGTCTCAGGCAAGGTTGATACTGCTATAAGCAAGGCTGATGCAGCAGGGGCTACAGCATCCAACGCCTTCTACACTGGTGTGGGAGCTGTAGTATTCTCGCTGCTAGCCATGATATTCGCTCTACTAGCCTACCTGACTGTAAGGAGAAGCATTGTCTCGAAATAA
- the hflX gene encoding GTPase HflX: protein MRVAVALPGRYWGFLEEELGLVKTLYSSIELVLKIGKPVPKTYISMDKIEKLKSVDFDKLIVMDRLKPSQLVNLTRELKKDIVDRVLLILEVFAEHAGSREAKLQIELARLRYSMPLVKEAIRYAKIGELHGFLGAGRYGYEKYYLMLKKKEARVRRELSELRAIRELRRRLRVEAGFPHVAITGYTCAGKTSLFNALTGLSKPVGPEPFTTLTPKSSRVSYRDLTFIVTDTVGFIRDLPPEVVEAFYATLEEVSSADVVVNVVDASKPLERISVELETTRGVLARLGVQGRPVIIALNKIDLLGDYTSVAGSVEKLLGDREVLIPVSSLKKLNLDKLVEEIYRVVKR, encoded by the coding sequence TTGAGGGTAGCTGTAGCGCTACCTGGAAGGTACTGGGGTTTCCTAGAGGAGGAGCTTGGATTAGTGAAAACCCTCTATAGTAGTATAGAGCTTGTTTTAAAGATTGGAAAGCCTGTTCCTAAAACGTATATTTCAATGGATAAAATTGAGAAGCTTAAGAGCGTGGACTTCGACAAGCTGATTGTAATGGATAGGCTTAAGCCATCCCAGCTAGTGAACCTAACTAGGGAGTTGAAGAAGGATATCGTGGATAGAGTACTATTGATACTCGAAGTATTCGCTGAGCACGCTGGATCCAGGGAGGCTAAGCTACAGATAGAGCTAGCTAGACTCAGGTACAGCATGCCTTTAGTCAAGGAGGCTATAAGGTACGCTAAGATAGGCGAGCTCCACGGATTCCTCGGCGCCGGTAGGTACGGCTACGAGAAATACTACCTGATGCTGAAGAAGAAGGAGGCAAGGGTTAGACGAGAGCTAAGCGAGCTGAGAGCTATCCGCGAGCTTAGAAGGAGGCTTAGAGTTGAAGCAGGATTCCCCCATGTAGCTATAACAGGCTACACTTGCGCAGGGAAGACCAGCCTCTTTAACGCTTTAACAGGGTTGAGTAAGCCTGTCGGCCCGGAGCCTTTTACAACGCTAACACCTAAATCCAGTAGAGTCTCCTACAGGGATTTAACGTTTATTGTAACCGATACTGTCGGCTTCATAAGAGACCTGCCGCCCGAGGTTGTTGAAGCATTCTACGCTACACTAGAAGAAGTTAGCTCAGCTGACGTAGTAGTGAACGTGGTAGATGCCTCTAAGCCCTTGGAGAGGATAAGCGTGGAGCTGGAGACAACTAGAGGAGTGCTAGCTAGACTGGGAGTTCAGGGTAGACCTGTAATTATAGCTCTCAACAAGATAGACCTGCTAGGAGACTATACGAGCGTGGCTGGGAGTGTTGAGAAGCTACTGGGTGATAGAGAGGTATTAATCCCTGTCTCCTCACTTAAGAAGCTTAACTTAGATAAGCTAGTAGAAGAAATCTACCGTGTTGTTAAGAGGTAG